A single Nicotiana tabacum cultivar K326 chromosome 5, ASM71507v2, whole genome shotgun sequence DNA region contains:
- the LOC107766752 gene encoding ABC transporter G family member 14-like, producing the protein MPVNCIAPKPENSGTEVMAAPTNLPNPSELHDMSCLAFPVQINSQSFSQRALYPITLKFEEIVYKIRQETQGMCCGGTSNTKEKTILNGVTGIVCPGEMLAMLGPSGSGKTTLLTALGGRLSGKLSGKITYNSQPFSGSIKRRTGFVAQDDVLYPHLTVIETLLFTALLRLPQSLSKEAKVRHVEHVITELGLNKCRNSMIGGPLFRGISGGEKKRVSIGQEMLINPSLLLLDEPTSGLDSTTALRILTTVKRLASGGRTVITTIHQPSSRLYHMFDKVVLLSEGCPIYYGPASSALDYFSSIGFPISITVNPADLLLDLANGIGPDSKHAIEQGDNTEQEKKFVREALISAYEKNISTRLKSELCSSDNSNYSYKKDVSTRNGMKSAQWCTSWSHQFKVLLLRGLRERRYETFNRLRIFQVISVAFLAGLLWWHTPTSHIEDRIAMLFFFAVFWGFYPLYNAVFTFPQERRMLIKERSSGMYRLSSYFLAKTVGDLPLELALPTAFTFILYWMGGLKADPTTFILSLLVVLYNVLVSQSLGLAFGALLMDVKQATTLASVTTLVFLIAGGYYIQQIPSFIVWLKYLSYSYYSYKLLLGVQYNDSDYYECSKGVYCQVADFPAIKSIGLNNMWIDVSIMAVMLVGYRLVAYLALTRVR; encoded by the exons ATGCCAGTTAACTGTATAGCACCAAAGCCAGAAAATTCTGGCACAGAAGTGATGGCAGCTCCGACGAATTTGCCTAATCCATCAGAGCTGCACGACATGTCCTGTCTGGCTTTCCCTGTCCAGATTAATTCACAGTCTTTTTCACAAAGAGCTTTATACCCTATAACTTTGAAG TTTGAAGAGATTgtttacaagattaggcaagaaaCACAAGGAATGTGTTGTGGAGGAACATCAAACACAAAAGAGAAGACTATACTAAATGGTGTGACAGGTATAGTTTGCCCTGGAGAAATGCTAGCAATGTTAGGTCCATCAGGTAGTGGAAAAACTACCCTCCTAACAGCACTAGGCGGCCGTCTTTCGGGTAAATTATCGGGCAAAATTACATACAACAGTCAGCCTTTCTCGGGTTCCATTAAGCGTAGAACCGGATTCGTGGCACAAGATGATGTCCTATATCCTCATTTAACTGTAATAGAAACACTTCTATTCACAGCTTTGCTTAGGCTGCCACAAAGCCTAAGCAAAGAGGCAAAAGTGAGACATGTAGAACATGTTATAACAGAACTTGGATTAAACAAGTGTAGAAACAGTATGATTGGAGGTCCACTATTTAGAGGTATATCAGGTGGAGAGAAAAAAAGAGTCAGTATAGGTCAAGAAATGTTAATCAACCCGAGTTTACTACTATTAGATGAGCCGACTTCAGGGTTAGATTCGACCACAGCTTTGCGAATCCTAACAACAGTTAAGAGGCTAGCTAGTGGTGGTAGAACCGTGATCACAACGATCCATCAGCCGTCTAGCCGGCTTTATCATATGTTTGATAAGGTAGTGCTGCTCTCTGAGGGCTGTCCTATCTACTATGGTCCTGCATCAAGCGCCCTGGATTACTTCTCGTCGATTGGTTTTCCCATATCCATAACTGTCAATCCTGCTGATCTCTTGCTCGATCTCGCTAATG GAATTGGACCTGATTCCAAGCATGCAATCGAGCAGGGCGACAATACTGAACAGGAAAAGAAGTTTGTGAGAGAAGCTCTCATCTCCGCGTATGAGAAGAACATTTCGACAAGGTTGAAATCTGAGCTATGCAGTTCAGATAACAGCAATTACAGTTACAAAAAGGATGTTTCTACAA GAAATGGTATGAAATCAGCGCAATGGTGCACAAGTTGGAGCCATCAATTTAAAGTGCTTCTTCTGAGGGGGCTAAGGGAGCGAAGATACGAGACGTTCAATAGGCTTAGGATCTTCCAAGTTATAAGTGTAGCATTTCTTGCAGGATTATTGTGGTGGCATACTCCTACATCCCACATTGAAGATCGC ATCGCAATGTTATTCTTTTTCGCGGTATTTTGGGGCTTCTATCCACTCTACAATGCAGTTTTCACTTTTCCACAAGAAAGAAGAATGCTTATAAAAGAAAGATCATCAGGAATGTATCGCCTCTCGTCATATTTTCTAGCCAAAACAGTAGGAGATTTGCCTTTGGAACTTGCACTACCAACAGCATTTACTTTCATCCTTTATTGGATGGGCGGTCTCAAAGCCGATCCTACAACCTTCATCCTATCTCTTCTAGTCGTCCTATACAACGTTCTTGTTTCACAAAGTCTCGGACTAGCTTTTGGCGCCTTACTCATGGATGTAAAACAAGCCACAACATTAGCATCAGTCACAACATTAGTCTTCCTCATTGCTGGAGGATACTACATTCAACAAATTCCCTCGTTCATCGTCTGGTTAAAGTATTTAAGCTACAGTTACTACAGCTACAAGTTGCTTTTAGGGGTTCAGTACAATGACAGTGATTACTATGAATGTTCAAAAGGAGTTTATTGCCAAGTTGCAGATTTTCCTGCTATTAAATCAATAGGCCTAAACAATATGTGGATCGATGTCTCGATCATGGCTGTGATGTTAGTAGGCTACCGACTTGTTGCTTATCTAGCACTCACTCGTGTACGATGA